One window from the genome of Pedobacter schmidteae encodes:
- a CDS encoding AraC family transcriptional regulator, with translation MKAQLLKVSMEPAHSFSVRQDLEPSINNRWHYHQEIELIYFNKGDGTQFIGDSIKRFKSGDIVLLGANLPHYWRFDDAYFTTETKPAPADVRVAHFSENLFGDCFINLPENKLLKDILEKAKRGVKVTGKNKAQIAELITRMLKAEGTEKIIILMQALVEIAKSSQLEVLSSVGFHYDLEMIEKDRINDIYDYTYANFKNKIYLEEIAEVARISPNSFCRYFKSRTRKTYSQFLIEVKVGQACKLLIEHSLNLKQVCYNSGFNNFASFHKCFKKITGKSPLCYQKEFVSACA, from the coding sequence ATGAAAGCACAACTACTTAAAGTATCAATGGAGCCAGCCCATTCATTTAGTGTAAGACAAGACCTGGAGCCTTCAATTAACAACAGATGGCATTACCACCAGGAGATAGAACTGATCTATTTTAATAAGGGAGACGGCACGCAATTTATTGGCGACAGTATTAAGCGCTTTAAATCGGGCGACATTGTATTGCTGGGCGCAAACCTGCCACACTACTGGAGGTTTGATGATGCCTATTTTACTACCGAAACCAAACCGGCACCTGCCGATGTACGGGTAGCTCATTTTAGTGAAAACCTTTTTGGCGATTGTTTCATCAACCTGCCTGAAAATAAACTGTTGAAAGATATCCTGGAAAAAGCAAAACGAGGCGTAAAGGTAACCGGAAAAAATAAAGCGCAGATAGCAGAACTGATTACCAGGATGCTGAAAGCCGAAGGAACAGAAAAAATTATCATTTTGATGCAGGCCCTGGTAGAAATTGCCAAATCGAGCCAGCTTGAAGTGCTTTCATCTGTAGGTTTCCACTATGACCTGGAGATGATTGAAAAAGACAGGATCAACGATATTTACGACTATACCTATGCCAACTTCAAAAACAAGATTTACCTGGAGGAGATTGCAGAAGTGGCGAGGATCAGTCCGAATTCTTTTTGCCGTTACTTTAAATCGCGCACCCGAAAAACCTATTCACAATTTTTGATAGAAGTTAAAGTGGGGCAGGCCTGTAAGTTGCTGATAGAGCACAGTCTGAATTTAAAACAGGTATGCTACAACAGCGGCTTTAATAATTTTGCCAGCTTCCATAAGTGCTTTAAGAAAATCACAGGGAAAAGTCCGCTGTGCTACCAGAAAGAGTTTGTGAGCGCCTGCGCCTAA
- a CDS encoding alpha-L-fucosidase, whose product MIKPKFVKHTTQFFKVLMLILLSTGSLQAQTMEEMWDDRSNGQKHPNIQWFKDAKFGMFIHWGLYAKLAGEWKGKRYYGSGEWIMNQGKIPVAEYKEVAKTFNPVKFNAEEWAQLAQDAGIKYMVITAKHHEGFAMYNSKVSDFNIVAATPYKKDPMKALAAANAKRGIQFGFYYSQFQDWYEPNGGRNTWDFDESKKDYQKYYKEKAIPQLKELLSNYGPLGIVWFDTPGGMTKEQTQSFINELRVLQPKSLFSSRVGQGLGDYRDFGDSEVPATPIKGAWESIYTHNDSWGYIKHDMNFKTPAEIIRLLANVASKGGNLMLNVGPDGEGNIPEYSVKFLRETGKWLAQNGESIYGSTYGLIPAQPWGVSTSKPGKQFLQVMNRPENGKLLVPGFKGKVNKVYSLIGKKELKWKNDGDDVWIALPEFDAGAVNTVFVMEYSGKVPDYDLNVPVTVSSQFKENAIEAVFAKLKGNPQVKSLTYSHYYGDWKHTVCVTDMKDSADEAVFTIRVTEPGDYKIALEYSCPPESAKLEGSMKVNNQEFLFRTLRTSNFDSKAPLPFIKHVIATTTFNKAGAYQISISPLQNGLELFKLKAVLMEPVK is encoded by the coding sequence ATGATTAAACCTAAATTCGTAAAACACACTACTCAATTTTTTAAAGTGCTGATGCTGATTTTGTTAAGTACTGGAAGTCTGCAGGCGCAAACCATGGAGGAAATGTGGGACGACCGCTCAAACGGCCAAAAACATCCCAATATCCAATGGTTTAAGGATGCTAAATTCGGGATGTTTATTCACTGGGGGCTGTATGCAAAACTTGCCGGCGAATGGAAAGGTAAACGTTATTATGGAAGCGGCGAGTGGATTATGAACCAGGGGAAAATTCCGGTTGCCGAGTATAAAGAAGTGGCTAAAACTTTCAACCCGGTAAAATTTAATGCAGAAGAATGGGCACAGCTGGCTCAGGATGCGGGTATCAAATACATGGTAATTACAGCCAAACATCACGAAGGCTTTGCCATGTACAATTCGAAGGTGAGCGATTTTAACATTGTTGCTGCAACACCTTACAAAAAAGACCCGATGAAAGCCCTGGCCGCTGCCAATGCAAAACGCGGTATTCAGTTTGGCTTTTATTATTCACAGTTTCAGGACTGGTACGAGCCTAATGGAGGAAGAAATACCTGGGATTTTGATGAAAGTAAAAAGGATTATCAGAAATATTATAAAGAGAAAGCCATTCCGCAGTTAAAAGAACTGCTCAGCAATTATGGTCCATTGGGTATTGTGTGGTTTGATACACCGGGCGGGATGACGAAAGAACAGACCCAGTCCTTTATTAATGAGCTGAGGGTGTTGCAACCTAAAAGTTTGTTTAGCAGTCGTGTTGGGCAGGGCCTGGGCGATTACCGTGATTTTGGTGACTCGGAAGTACCGGCTACGCCGATAAAAGGGGCCTGGGAGTCGATTTATACCCACAACGATTCCTGGGGATACATCAAACACGATATGAATTTTAAAACTCCTGCCGAAATCATCAGGCTGCTGGCCAATGTGGCCTCTAAAGGCGGAAACCTGATGTTGAATGTAGGACCCGATGGGGAGGGGAACATCCCCGAATATTCAGTTAAATTTTTGCGTGAAACCGGAAAATGGCTGGCACAGAATGGCGAGAGTATTTACGGTTCTACTTATGGCCTGATTCCGGCCCAGCCATGGGGTGTAAGCACATCAAAACCCGGGAAACAATTTCTGCAGGTGATGAACAGACCGGAAAACGGTAAACTGCTGGTGCCGGGTTTTAAGGGGAAGGTGAACAAGGTGTATAGTCTGATCGGTAAAAAAGAACTCAAATGGAAAAACGATGGGGATGATGTGTGGATAGCGCTTCCTGAATTTGATGCCGGGGCGGTGAATACTGTTTTTGTGATGGAGTATTCAGGAAAAGTTCCTGATTATGATTTAAATGTGCCGGTTACGGTGTCAAGCCAGTTTAAAGAAAATGCCATTGAGGCTGTTTTTGCAAAGCTGAAAGGAAATCCACAGGTAAAAAGCCTGACTTATAGCCATTATTATGGCGACTGGAAGCACACGGTTTGTGTGACCGATATGAAAGACAGTGCCGACGAAGCCGTTTTTACCATTCGCGTAACAGAACCAGGGGATTACAAAATAGCGCTGGAGTATTCCTGCCCGCCTGAAAGCGCTAAACTGGAGGGGAGCATGAAAGTAAACAACCAGGAGTTTTTGTTTCGCACCTTACGTACCTCTAATTTTGATTCGAAGGCACCCCTGCCATTCATTAAACATGTAATTGCCACTACCACTTTTAACAAGGCAGGAGCATATCAAATCAGCATTAGTCCGTTGCAAAACGGACTGGAATTATTTAAATTAAAGGCCGTATTGATGGAACCCGTAAAATAA
- a CDS encoding glycoside hydrolase family 2 TIM barrel-domain containing protein, with the protein MKRFKLVFFIGLLFCSQYMVAQHKQRLNNNWEYLKGDLGGVWEAVRPVKEGNPESVPLWQKVSLPHCFNALDAVDPDLNYYQGPGWYRTLLELKNPYTSGRTLLHFEGAGQKTQVYIYDQKVGEHVGGYDEWTVDITDAVKAFKKTAVFEKQFKGKVPLEIRCDNSRDLEMIPSDLSDFNVYGGLYRYLNLVYVPKVSVDKIFASATVDAKGTLGKLNISGRLLNPDGIDTVSVKIEVKDPEGKVVASWNNEMKAFNGDKALWETTVKVPKLWSPATPNLYTVQTSITAGSDTHVQQEKIGFRNFEFVKKGPFMLNGKRLLLRGTHRHEDHAGVAAAMTGGMIREEMQMMKDMGVNFIRLGHYQQSRIVLDLCDSLGILVWEEIPWCRGGLGGDTYKDQARRMLTNMIEQHYNHTSVIIWGLGNENDWPGDFNEFDEQKIRTFMKELNDLSHKLDPSRKTAIRRCDFCKDIVDVYSPSIWAGWYRGIYTEYKEASKKEFERVDHFLHVEWGGDSHAGRHSESPDKALSQVQTGVGTDERAGDASLFGGSARVSKDGDWSESYIVNLIDWHLKEQEHMPWLTGAAYWPFKDFSTPVRPDNPVPYMNQKGVIERDFTKKEAYYVFQSYWTNTPMVHIYGHSWPVRWGEAGESKMVKVYSNCAEAELFVNGKSMGKKKRNSQNYPAAGLRWMVKYNEGTNQIRVVARTKDGKEITDEITQEYQTAKWGKPAKLVLEKVGEKDNIAVIEAKLYDEKNILCLDARDYVTFGLTGEGILVDNQGTSDGSRKVQLYNGRAVISVDLNKGKSVASVKADGLRAAFLPLN; encoded by the coding sequence GTGAAGAGATTTAAGCTGGTTTTTTTTATAGGACTGTTATTTTGCAGTCAGTACATGGTTGCGCAGCACAAGCAAAGATTAAACAACAATTGGGAATATTTGAAAGGAGATTTAGGTGGGGTATGGGAGGCCGTTAGACCAGTTAAAGAGGGGAATCCCGAGAGTGTTCCTTTGTGGCAGAAGGTTAGTCTGCCACATTGTTTTAACGCTTTAGATGCGGTTGATCCCGACCTAAATTATTACCAGGGGCCCGGTTGGTACCGCACCTTGCTGGAGCTGAAAAATCCATATACTTCCGGAAGAACACTTTTACATTTTGAAGGTGCCGGACAGAAAACGCAAGTTTACATTTATGATCAAAAAGTGGGCGAGCATGTAGGCGGCTACGACGAGTGGACTGTTGATATTACAGATGCGGTAAAGGCTTTTAAAAAGACAGCTGTTTTTGAAAAGCAATTTAAAGGCAAGGTACCTTTGGAAATCAGGTGCGACAACTCGCGTGATCTGGAAATGATCCCTTCAGATTTATCTGATTTTAATGTGTATGGTGGACTTTATCGCTACCTGAACCTGGTTTATGTACCAAAAGTGTCGGTCGACAAGATTTTTGCTTCTGCAACTGTGGATGCCAAAGGGACTTTAGGCAAATTGAATATATCCGGGCGTTTATTGAATCCGGATGGTATTGATACCGTTTCGGTAAAAATAGAGGTAAAAGATCCGGAAGGAAAGGTGGTAGCGAGCTGGAACAATGAGATGAAGGCTTTTAATGGCGATAAGGCCTTGTGGGAAACGACTGTGAAAGTACCGAAATTATGGTCGCCGGCTACCCCGAACCTATATACCGTGCAAACTAGCATTACTGCAGGTAGCGATACCCATGTGCAGCAGGAAAAAATAGGCTTCAGGAATTTTGAATTTGTGAAAAAGGGGCCTTTTATGTTAAATGGTAAGCGTTTGCTGCTAAGGGGTACGCACCGCCATGAAGATCATGCCGGAGTAGCCGCGGCTATGACTGGGGGGATGATCCGTGAAGAGATGCAGATGATGAAAGATATGGGCGTGAATTTTATCCGTTTGGGGCATTACCAGCAGTCGAGGATTGTATTAGATTTATGCGACAGCCTGGGGATTCTGGTATGGGAAGAGATTCCATGGTGTCGGGGCGGTTTGGGTGGAGATACCTATAAAGATCAGGCCCGACGAATGCTGACCAATATGATTGAGCAGCATTACAACCATACTTCGGTAATCATTTGGGGCCTGGGCAATGAAAACGACTGGCCGGGCGATTTTAATGAGTTTGATGAGCAAAAGATCAGGACGTTTATGAAGGAACTGAATGACCTTTCGCACAAACTGGATCCTTCGCGCAAAACCGCCATCAGAAGATGTGATTTTTGTAAAGATATAGTGGATGTCTACTCGCCATCGATATGGGCGGGTTGGTACAGAGGTATTTATACCGAATATAAGGAAGCTTCCAAAAAGGAATTTGAGAGGGTAGACCATTTTCTGCATGTGGAATGGGGTGGCGACAGCCATGCCGGAAGACATTCTGAAAGTCCGGATAAAGCGCTTAGCCAGGTTCAGACTGGTGTAGGTACAGATGAAAGGGCCGGCGATGCATCGTTATTTGGCGGTAGTGCAAGGGTTTCGAAAGATGGGGACTGGAGTGAAAGTTATATTGTAAACCTGATTGACTGGCACCTGAAGGAGCAGGAACACATGCCATGGCTTACAGGAGCGGCTTACTGGCCTTTTAAAGATTTCTCGACCCCGGTACGCCCGGATAATCCTGTACCTTATATGAACCAGAAGGGGGTAATTGAAAGAGATTTTACCAAAAAAGAAGCCTACTATGTTTTTCAATCCTACTGGACCAACACGCCAATGGTGCATATTTACGGACATAGCTGGCCGGTACGTTGGGGCGAGGCAGGAGAATCAAAAATGGTAAAGGTTTACTCCAATTGCGCCGAGGCCGAGCTGTTTGTAAACGGCAAAAGCATGGGCAAAAAGAAACGCAACAGCCAGAATTATCCGGCAGCGGGTTTACGGTGGATGGTAAAATACAATGAAGGTACTAACCAGATCAGGGTAGTGGCCAGAACAAAGGATGGCAAGGAAATTACCGATGAAATTACACAGGAATATCAGACCGCCAAATGGGGAAAACCGGCTAAGTTGGTACTCGAGAAAGTAGGGGAGAAGGATAACATTGCTGTGATAGAGGCGAAACTGTATGATGAAAAGAATATCTTGTGTCTGGATGCGCGTGATTATGTTACTTTTGGTTTGACTGGTGAAGGTATTTTAGTTGATAATCAGGGAACTTCTGATGGTTCACGTAAAGTTCAGCTTTACAATGGAAGAGCGGTAATCAGCGTAGACTTGAACAAAGGTAAAAGCGTGGCCAGTGTAAAAGCTGATGGCTTAAGAGCTGCATTCCTTCCACTTAATTAA
- a CDS encoding DUF5009 domain-containing protein — protein MNQSALRFQAVDVLRALTMFLMIFVNDVGSVKQLPHWVDHVAADTDGMGFADVIFPAFLFIVGLSLPFALQSRLKKGKSFVSISLYILLRSVALIVMGFFHVNSEGYSDRAWLPHPVWTILVTFSFFLIWMDYPKTLSATKKNGMVLLGILTLALMAYLYKGGNEANPHWMRHSWWGILGIIGWAYLVCAFVFLLSKGNIYVLTAVLVLFFGINIASHMDLMPFEPWLIGDASSVSLIMFGTVASLLYVKWRTAFSHKLLTLFSISALLLIGLGLFIRPFTEGISKINSTPSWVAICTGISLLTFVLMIFLVEIKGKKNWFNAIDAAGTSTLTCYLIPYIVYAVFELFGFWYPDVLNTGIIGILRSFLLSFLIIILVRQMERRGIRLKV, from the coding sequence ATGAACCAGTCAGCGCTCCGATTCCAGGCGGTTGATGTCCTAAGGGCCTTAACCATGTTCCTGATGATTTTTGTAAACGATGTAGGCAGTGTAAAGCAGCTGCCGCATTGGGTAGATCATGTAGCTGCCGATACAGATGGGATGGGGTTTGCCGATGTCATATTTCCGGCTTTTTTGTTTATTGTAGGCCTTTCCTTGCCATTTGCACTTCAAAGCCGCCTTAAAAAAGGAAAATCTTTCGTTTCCATATCGCTTTATATCCTGCTCAGGTCGGTCGCGCTGATTGTGATGGGCTTTTTTCATGTCAATTCGGAGGGGTATAGCGATAGGGCCTGGCTTCCACATCCGGTATGGACTATTTTGGTGACGTTCAGTTTTTTTCTGATCTGGATGGATTATCCAAAGACTTTATCGGCGACCAAAAAAAACGGAATGGTGCTGCTGGGGATTTTAACCCTTGCATTGATGGCCTATCTGTATAAGGGTGGCAATGAGGCAAATCCGCATTGGATGCGGCATTCCTGGTGGGGAATATTGGGCATTATTGGTTGGGCATACCTGGTTTGTGCCTTTGTTTTCCTGCTTTCAAAAGGAAATATTTACGTGCTGACCGCTGTCCTGGTACTTTTCTTTGGCATCAATATCGCCAGCCATATGGACCTGATGCCCTTTGAGCCCTGGCTGATTGGGGATGCTTCCAGCGTATCGCTCATTATGTTTGGAACGGTAGCCTCCTTGTTATATGTAAAATGGCGGACAGCATTTAGCCATAAGCTGCTTACGCTGTTTTCCATATCAGCGCTGTTGCTCATTGGTTTGGGGTTGTTCATCAGACCCTTTACCGAGGGGATTTCTAAAATTAATTCTACACCGTCCTGGGTAGCCATCTGTACGGGCATCAGTTTGCTGACCTTTGTGTTGATGATTTTTCTGGTAGAGATAAAAGGCAAAAAGAACTGGTTTAATGCCATTGATGCTGCCGGAACCAGCACATTGACCTGTTATTTAATACCTTACATCGTATATGCTGTTTTCGAACTTTTTGGATTTTGGTATCCCGATGTGTTAAATACAGGTATTATTGGTATCTTAAGATCCTTTTTACTTTCCTTCCTGATCATCATACTGGTACGGCAAATGGAGCGCAGGGGGATTAGATTGAAAGTTTAA
- a CDS encoding glycoside hydrolase N-terminal domain-containing protein has protein sequence MIRKSIFFIFLIGNSLAYGQLKKADATLKLWYNRPAANWNEALPIGNGRLGAMVFGDPAKEQLQLNEETVWSGGPNNNITSESGVAVPELRKLIFEGKFEEAQAIADVKMFPKKNSGMIYQPVGDLFLKFDGHEKAGNYYRDLNIEKALATVTYELDGVKYKREVFSSFTDQVMVVRLTASKPGKISFTASMESPQKGGLRTEKGTLIFGGTTTDHEGEKGQIKFESQVKTVAEGGQVSLKNNIWTVKNANAATVYVSIATNFKNYHDISGNAGLKAASFLNKAVKKGYAQALREHIGFYQRYFNRVKFNIGVNDAVNKPTDQRIAEFAGTDDPHLTALYFQFGRYLLISSSQPGNQPPTLQGIWNDKMLAPWDSKYTININTEMNYWPAEVTNLSELHDPLFKMLKDLSVTGQETARVMYGAKGWVTHHNTDLWRITGPVDRPYAGLWPMGGNWLSQHLWDHYMFTGDKVFLKEYYPVLKGACQFYLDVLQEEPTHKWLVVSPSNSPENTYVAGKRVSIAAGTTMDNQLLFDLFTKTGKAAEILGLDPDFRAVLKTTIGRLAPMQIGKYSQLQEWMHDSDRPDDKHRHVSHLYGLYPGNQISPSRTPELFDAARTSLTYRGDPATGWSMGWKVNFWARFLDGNHAYKLIADQLKLVGGRIEGVSTTGGGTYPNMFDAHPPFQIDGNFGCTAGIAEMLLQSHDGAIHLLPALPDNWPTGEITGLVARGGFVVDIAWSNKQITRLKIRSKIGGNCRLRVNNDIKLNTTGLMAANGINPNAFYETPQIKTPLISPQAKLNPVGVKASGDYDLKTMAGKEYTFNLN, from the coding sequence ATGATCAGAAAATCAATCTTCTTTATTTTTCTTATAGGCAATTCTCTAGCTTATGGACAACTCAAAAAAGCTGATGCTACACTCAAATTGTGGTACAATCGGCCGGCAGCCAACTGGAACGAAGCTTTGCCCATTGGCAATGGCCGTTTAGGGGCTATGGTTTTTGGCGATCCGGCTAAAGAACAACTACAATTAAATGAAGAAACTGTCTGGTCTGGCGGACCAAATAATAACATTACATCCGAATCGGGTGTTGCTGTTCCGGAGCTGAGGAAGTTAATTTTTGAAGGGAAATTTGAAGAAGCACAGGCTATTGCCGATGTGAAAATGTTCCCTAAAAAGAATAGTGGAATGATTTATCAGCCGGTTGGCGATCTGTTCCTGAAGTTTGACGGACATGAAAAAGCTGGTAATTATTACCGCGACCTGAATATAGAAAAAGCCCTGGCTACGGTGACTTACGAACTGGACGGGGTAAAATATAAGCGGGAAGTGTTTTCGTCCTTCACCGATCAGGTGATGGTGGTTCGTTTGACGGCCAGCAAACCTGGAAAAATATCTTTTACTGCCTCCATGGAATCGCCACAAAAAGGAGGATTGCGTACTGAAAAAGGCACTTTGATATTTGGTGGTACCACCACAGACCATGAGGGGGAAAAAGGGCAGATTAAATTCGAATCGCAGGTGAAAACAGTAGCCGAGGGTGGTCAGGTATCCTTAAAAAATAATATATGGACGGTAAAAAATGCAAATGCGGCAACGGTATACGTGTCTATTGCCACCAATTTTAAAAACTACCACGACATCAGTGGAAATGCAGGATTGAAGGCGGCTTCGTTTTTAAATAAAGCGGTAAAAAAGGGCTATGCTCAAGCTTTGCGGGAGCATATTGGGTTTTATCAGCGGTATTTTAACCGGGTGAAATTTAATATTGGTGTAAACGATGCGGTGAACAAACCTACCGATCAGCGTATTGCTGAATTTGCAGGTACGGATGATCCGCACCTTACGGCGCTTTATTTTCAATTTGGACGGTACCTGCTCATTTCGAGCTCACAGCCGGGCAATCAGCCTCCTACCTTGCAAGGCATCTGGAACGATAAAATGCTGGCACCCTGGGATAGCAAATACACCATCAACATCAATACAGAGATGAACTACTGGCCGGCTGAGGTGACCAACTTGTCGGAATTGCACGATCCTTTGTTTAAAATGCTGAAAGACCTTTCGGTTACAGGGCAGGAAACAGCCAGAGTAATGTATGGAGCCAAAGGCTGGGTAACGCATCACAATACCGATTTGTGGCGCATTACAGGGCCTGTAGACCGCCCTTATGCCGGTTTATGGCCAATGGGTGGCAACTGGCTAAGTCAGCATCTGTGGGACCATTATATGTTTACAGGAGATAAAGTATTTTTGAAAGAGTATTACCCGGTGTTAAAGGGGGCATGCCAGTTTTATCTGGATGTATTGCAGGAAGAACCTACACACAAATGGCTGGTGGTGTCGCCATCCAATTCACCTGAAAATACTTATGTGGCCGGAAAACGGGTATCCATAGCTGCCGGCACAACGATGGACAACCAGTTGCTGTTTGATTTGTTTACCAAAACCGGAAAAGCAGCAGAGATTTTGGGTCTTGACCCTGATTTTCGTGCCGTATTGAAAACTACAATTGGTCGTTTGGCACCAATGCAGATTGGTAAATATAGTCAGCTGCAGGAATGGATGCACGATTCGGACCGTCCGGACGATAAACATCGTCACGTATCGCATTTGTATGGATTGTATCCGGGCAACCAGATTTCTCCTTCCCGGACACCGGAACTGTTTGATGCGGCCAGGACCTCATTAACTTATCGTGGCGACCCGGCAACGGGCTGGTCGATGGGCTGGAAAGTAAATTTCTGGGCCAGGTTTCTGGACGGTAACCATGCCTATAAGCTGATTGCCGACCAGTTGAAGCTGGTAGGTGGTCGTATTGAAGGCGTGAGCACTACTGGTGGTGGTACTTATCCGAATATGTTTGATGCCCATCCGCCGTTTCAGATAGATGGTAATTTTGGTTGTACGGCAGGTATTGCCGAAATGCTGTTGCAATCGCACGATGGGGCTATACACTTGTTGCCGGCTTTGCCGGATAACTGGCCAACAGGTGAAATTACCGGTCTGGTGGCCAGAGGTGGTTTTGTGGTGGATATAGCCTGGAGCAATAAACAAATTACCAGGTTAAAAATAAGATCAAAAATTGGCGGCAACTGCAGGCTGCGTGTCAATAATGATATTAAGCTGAATACAACAGGATTGATGGCTGCAAACGGTATAAACCCGAATGCCTTTTATGAAACGCCACAAATTAAAACACCTCTGATTTCGCCACAGGCTAAGCTGAACCCGGTTGGGGTAAAAGCTTCGGGCGATTATGATTTGAAAACAATGGCAGGCAAGGAGTACACTTTTAATTTGAACTGA
- a CDS encoding glycoside hydrolase family 18 protein: MKSNLTQSLQAILLLFTTLLVLGSTRANAQSVKQKKYIVNGYVGGYRGLVDTKAIDAKKLTHINYAFVNVKDSMAWLTNLTTDSINFRKLNELKKVNPDLKILISIGGWAWSENFSDAVLTPSSRKLFAKTSVAIVQQYHLDGVDIDWEYPGMPGEEGNVYRPEDQQNFTLMFGAIRKELDSLQRIDGKYYELTAAVGGSKSFIRHTEMKAVGALLDYVFIMTYDYSGGDGPVGHHTNLYPNGKTENQSSAHQSVTDFMAAGVPAGKIVLGAAFYGKATEVAGTEGHGLGQVKVVQQGAGKAKGQGGGFTKMKDTMVDKNGYKAYWDRKAKAPYLFNKDTRVFVTYDNEKSIAAKIKYIKKYDLAGIFFWEYFNDPKGYLIGAIDRKLH; the protein is encoded by the coding sequence ATGAAATCTAACTTAACGCAATCACTTCAGGCTATCCTGCTATTGTTTACCACATTGCTGGTATTGGGCAGTACCAGGGCCAACGCGCAATCGGTAAAACAGAAAAAGTATATTGTAAATGGCTACGTTGGCGGCTACCGCGGTCTGGTAGATACCAAGGCCATTGATGCCAAAAAGCTAACCCATATCAATTATGCCTTTGTAAACGTAAAAGACAGCATGGCCTGGCTTACCAACTTAACTACCGATTCGATCAATTTCAGGAAACTGAATGAATTGAAAAAAGTAAATCCTGATCTTAAGATATTGATTTCTATTGGCGGATGGGCATGGAGCGAGAATTTTTCGGATGCGGTACTAACCCCTTCATCGCGAAAGTTGTTTGCCAAAACCAGCGTAGCTATTGTGCAGCAGTATCATTTGGATGGGGTAGACATTGACTGGGAATACCCGGGGATGCCAGGCGAAGAAGGGAATGTTTACCGGCCGGAAGATCAGCAGAACTTTACGCTGATGTTTGGGGCAATCAGAAAGGAGCTGGATAGCCTGCAACGCATCGATGGCAAGTATTATGAACTTACTGCTGCCGTGGGGGGGTCAAAATCATTTATCCGGCATACCGAGATGAAAGCGGTGGGTGCTTTGCTGGATTATGTATTTATCATGACCTACGACTACTCGGGAGGGGACGGGCCGGTTGGGCACCATACCAATTTATATCCCAATGGGAAAACCGAAAACCAATCCTCGGCACACCAGTCGGTAACCGATTTTATGGCAGCCGGCGTACCGGCCGGTAAAATTGTACTGGGCGCGGCATTTTACGGAAAGGCGACTGAAGTAGCCGGGACAGAAGGCCATGGTTTGGGCCAGGTGAAAGTAGTACAGCAAGGTGCCGGAAAAGCCAAAGGACAGGGTGGGGGCTTTACCAAAATGAAAGATACCATGGTGGACAAAAATGGATATAAGGCTTACTGGGACCGCAAGGCCAAAGCGCCTTATCTCTTCAATAAAGATACCCGGGTATTTGTCACTTACGACAATGAAAAATCCATCGCTGCCAAAATAAAATACATCAAAAAGTACGATCTGGCAGGTATCTTTTTCTGGGAATATTTTAATGACCCTAAAGGCTACCTGATTGGCGCGATAGACCGAAAACTTCATTAA